GAAGCCATTGAATGGTTTTGAGCAGATGAATGGTATGAGTtgacttgttttaaaaataatcattctgGCTACTTTATGGGGAACAGAGTGTAGGAATGCAAGGATATAAGAAGAATTTTTGTAGATGACAGCTTCAATCCAGggaagagatgatggtggcttggaatAGGGCGTTAATAGTAGAGGTCAAAAGAGGTGGTCAGCTTTAGATATATTGTGAAGGTAGGGTCTACCAGATTTGCTAATGGATTGGATATGGGTGCTAAAAGAAGAATCAAGGATGACTTCAgggtttttggcctgagcaactagAAGTATGGCATTGCCATTTACTGAGTTGGAGAAGACTGAAGGAGAAGTAAGTTTGGGAGGAAGACCAAGAATTCAGTTTTATGCTGAGTGTGAGCTTTAATTAGATTTCTAGATAGAGATGTCAAATAGGCAGTTTTATGAGATCACAGGGAGTGAGGACATCTAAGAAAGGCGAATGGTCCAAGGAAACTTCTTCCCCTTAAAAAATGAGTGTAAAGCTAAAATCATAGGCAACTTTAAAGGCATAGATTGAAGTAgtataaaatgtagaaaacctCCCATACCTTGAAAGCTCACTTCAACTGCTTTCTGCCcaacttaacattttaaagacattttgatATACATACAAATCTAAGCTCCAAGAAGCCTAAGAAAACCCCTTAGGGGTTACCTTGGCCCATgggcctcaaaaataaaaaattaagtttttcaaTGGCATAGCCATTACAAGTTTTATCTTAAATTTGCTTGAAATTTAAGAATacattaaaacattataaaaagaaatataaaaaagcgtgtttttttttttttttttttttttttgagacagagtctcactctgtcacccaggctggagtgcggtggtgtgatctcagctcactgcaacctccgcttcctgggttcaaacaattattgtgcctcagcctcccaagtagctgatagtacaggcacgtaccaccatgctcagctaatttttgtatttttagtagagatggggtttcaccatgttggccaggctggtctcgaattcctggtctcaagtgatccacccgcctcggcctcccaaagtgctaggattacaggtgtgaggccctGCGCCTGGCCTCTGAGTTGTCTTTTTATGACAGCTTCCAATTTTGTATTCGCTATGTCCAAAGTTGTATGCTTCTTCCCTGAAAAAAGTTTTTTATATTCTCAAATACAGTATTATATTCTCAGTcagtattatatatacagtataaataTAGTATTATATTCCCAGTTAGACAAATACAAAATGCTGCATCTATATAGGTGGTATCAAGATTTAAAAGGATTTAAATCTTGCAAGTTATACTtgaaaaaattcatatggaaaggaGTCACTCAATTGCTCATTTTGCATACTGCCAATACCTGAGTACTGACTACCTTGAACAAAACCATGACTGTTTGGATTAGTACTGTTTGATGGTCCCGACTCATTTATCATGCTGTTATCTGCACAACTGAAGTCAGTTCCCTCAAATGCATCTGATTGTGAAACAAAAACAGCAGTATTGGAATTGGCGCCTGCTGACATACTGGAAGAGGACATCTGATGGAGCTGTCTCAAGTCTCTTGGGTCTAACACTGAATTACATGAGGGGTTTTCAAGATTCATGCTCAGAAGTCTTGGATTATCAGTCTCTCCCATGCTGTCACTGCTGGTTGTCATCATATTCACAGAACAATTAGACAGTACGTTGGGATCAGAAATACCATATAAATCTGCTGATGGCATGGATGACGCTTCCATTCCGACTATGTCATTGGCATTATTATAAATGCAAGCATTAGAAGCATTTAAATCATTCCCAACAGGTATTCTCAGGAATGGTGGGATACCTTGCGAATTAGAAGGAAGTGTCCCTGTTGAAAAACTACTCAGTGGGTTTGTATTGCCTGAgcgtggggtggggtgggccacTGATGACCAGCTTGAAGAAGGCAGAGGTGCCATTGAGGCATGATGTGACAATCCACTTGAGATGGGCCCAGGTGAGGGATAGTAGGATTCTGCTTGACTTGAAACCCCTGTAGGCATTTCTCTCACAACTGCATCATGAGAAAACAAGTTTGGTTCTGTGGgaggaaaaatttattttacgaaattaaaatgaacaaaattataaaaagtatttctaaattaaaattgtataagcacacaaatatatgtaaagaaaaatgtcaaGGAAACCAATgtaacatttcaaataaaaaaatgtaaaaagcactAAAATTATTACACGAATCCAAAATGAAATTCTGTAACATATATACCGTTTTACAAATACAGGTAAAATGATTTTGGCAAGTTACTTTGGCATATGTAATTTCACttcaattaaatatgaaaatctaGTTTCTGAGGCTCTATAAAGgtatttttgaaaactaaaagacaaatattagAATTACAATTAATGGGATTCCAAACAGCCAAAATCATCTCTTACTCTTCACTTTTAGGAGAAAATGGAAGGATGGAGAAAACACTCATTAGGGATAAGAAAATACACATAACTTTTAAGATATATTACAACAGAACCCTAAGAGACTATAAAATTCAcagtcagaaaaaaattacagaaaaaattaaTTCTGTATCTATTTACATATTATACAAATGCTTTAcaaactaaaccaggaaaaagcaaTGATTTAAGAATGTACGTGGGGGAAAAAAGACTTCTAATTAGCCCTTGGTTGAATTACCTAAACTAGGgattggcaattttttttctgtaaaaaatcagattgtaaatattttaggcttcgtGAGCTATATACAGCCTCTGTTGGAACTATTCAACCCTGTTGCcgtagtgttaaaaaaaaaaaaaagcagtttagaGATAATATTTAATCAAATATTCATGGCCGTGttccagtaaaattttatttataaaaacaggaaaCTAACCAAATcagtaacatttttttcataacgCAATGTAATTAATAAAATTGCTACCATATGAACAACATGTAATTTCTTGAACAATAAATCCCAAAAACACAATCAGTTTCTAACACAACCTTCAGAAGCCATGCTTAATTCATTCTATACTGAAAGCATGAAAAATGTGGAGAGAAAATTTTCAAAGAAGCAGTTATTCATTCCTAAAAATAGAATTCCAATATATTGTGCAAAGTACTGGTCTTTCTGATCACAAGAAATATGCTATAGgaaataaaataccttttttGAAGTATCTTCCTTCTCCAATTGAACCGAGGAGACCAGGTCTTGGTCTCTCAGGAAAATTAACTGTTAGGATAAAGTTTTTCCATTATTAAAtgtcatttgaaaaataacattatcagttaaaatctgaaaaattggccaggcgtggtggctcccacctgtaatcccagcattttgggaggccaaggtgggtggatcacctgatgtcaggagttcaagaccatcctggtcaacatggcgaaaccctgtttctactaaaaatacaaaaattagccaggtgtggtggcacatgcctgtaatctcagctacccgggaggctgaggcaggagaattgttgaacctggggggcagaggttgcagtgagttgagattgccctactgcactccagcctgggtgacagagagagatgctatctcaaaaaacaaacaacaaaacaaaacaaaaataataaaatttgaaaaactgaataaagtaaataaaacaaaacctattTAAATATGAATTGATCCAAAATATTCTTACCGTGATCCTGGCACAGTTTCTGGAAAAGCAGAGTcgtcttttgtttctttgctttattgCCGTAAGTATCTGATTAGAAAGAAACCAGGAAAGCAGATAAAAAATTATAGGATTGTATCCTCTTctttaataaacaaatattttattcacatatagtaaatgttttcaataaatatgtatgtaagtTGGATTTAATAAGTATTATAGAATATGTCCCAAATCAGTAGTATCAGTAGAAAAGGATATTTTTCTCTTagtaaaaaattgtttaaagtaatctcagcactttgggaggctgaggcaggtggatcacttgagcccaggagtttgaggccaacctaagcaacatgacaaaaccctgtctccataaaaaaacagaaaaattggccaggcgcagtggctcatacctgcaatccgagcactttgggaggctgaggtgggtgaatcacctgaggtcaggagtttgagaccagcctggccaacatggtgaaaccccatctctactaaaaatacaaaatgagtcgggtgtggtggcgcatgcctgtagtcccagctacctgggaggctgagacaggagaattgcttgaacccaggaggcagaagctgcagtgagccaggattgcgccactgtactccagcctgggcaagacagagcgagactccatctcaaaaacaaaaaaacaaaaaaaccccacaaaaattagccaagtgtggtggtgcgcacctatagtcccaggtactcaagaggctgaggtgggatgatcacctgagcccaggaggctgaggctctggtgagccacgatcatgccactgtactccagcttgagtgacagagtgagaccctgtctcaaaaaaaacccaaaacaagctGTTTAAAATATTCATCTTGTTTTCTTATCACACAAGTCAATAATGTCAACTAATGCAATAAGGTTTGATAAGAAACCAATATAGAGACTACTCTCTGAGTGGTAAGTGCACAAAGACTAAAACAgaccttcaaaaataaaatagaaattttagtaAGCAGTTTAGATACTTTGAAATTATTCCATAATCAAACCTCTTCTTGAAGAAAGAGATgcagagaccagcctagccaacatggtgaaaccctgtctctactaaaaatacaatagtagtagcccagcgtggtggcacgtgcctatagtcccagctactcaggaggctgaggcagaagaatcgcttgaacccgggaggcggaggttacagtgagctaagattgcgccactgcactctagcctgggtgacagtgagactctgtctcaaaaacaaaacaaaacaaaacaaaaaacaacccaacAAATAAAGAGATGCAAAGAGCATAAAGAAAAAACCAACAGAAAGCTTCcaggaaaagaaacacaaattatgAATATACATAACTGTACTCAAATGAATCTTATGAGAAGATGTTATTAGCAGGAccacttcaagaaatatataaattattaccaGCAAAATGTCATACCTTTTTCATCTGGCAGATATCTAAAATCCATAGATTCACTAACTTCCTGGTCAGAAGGTCTCCGCAACTGCATTTTTACTGTTACGGGTTCTGTGATAGCTTTGCAATATGGTGGAGTTTTGAAAACAATGGCTACTTGACGGTGTACATCAGCTTGTGAAAAGATGCCTTTTGCTTCCCAATCGTTCAACACAAAACGAACTTCTATGTCATCTAGTCaataagaaaccaaaaaaaaaatgggaaaacaaagTAACTGCATCTATTAATCTAAAATTTATTctaaattcaatgaaataaataaatacctttctGAACTTTGTCACAAAGTAGAAATATTTCATCTCCTCCTCTGACACTTCCACAATTCTTGTTTACACGACAAATCCTTAATTCTGCAGTAtttggagcacctaaatataaAGGATTTTCAAAAAAATGAGTTGCTAccttagtaatattttatttctttttgcagGGAAGAATTTGAGCAAAAGCATTCACAGAATAAAAGTTTTAGTGTATAGATAAATGACACTAAATACATTAATCATCTATTTATCTGTCCACTTCCTAACTGCTTTACTTTAGACTTTGTGGCTTCATTTCTAGGTAATGACATATTCTCTAATTACATCTCCCTGCTTCTAAATTCTGATTCCGCCAATCAATCCTACCCACTGTCACCAGATTAATCTTCATAAATCATGACCACATCCCCATGGCAATACAATTTTCCCTATGGCAATACATCTCCCTATGGCAATACAACTTTCATGCTTCCTTTATAGCCCTAAGTCTCTCTATCCTTCTACACATAAAACAGGTATATCATACACCATTGGTGGACGTATATATAAgtctatgtacacacacacacacacatacacacacacacacacacacacacacacacacagtattttGGGGGAAAGTTTCATAATCTT
The genomic region above belongs to Gorilla gorilla gorilla isolate KB3781 chromosome 12, NHGRI_mGorGor1-v2.1_pri, whole genome shotgun sequence and contains:
- the REL gene encoding proto-oncogene c-Rel isoform X1; amino-acid sequence: MASGAYNPYVEIIEQPRQRGMRFRYKCEGRSAGSIPGEHSTDNNRTYPSIQIMNYYGKGKVRITLVTKNDPYKPHPHDLVGKDCRDGYYEAEFGQERRPLFFQNLGIRCVKKKEVKEAIITRIKAGINPFNVPEKQLNDIEDCDLNVVRLCFQVFLPDEHGNLTTALPPVVSNPIYDNRAPNTAELRICRVNKNCGSVRGGDEIFLLCDKVQKDDIEVRFVLNDWEAKGIFSQADVHRQVAIVFKTPPYCKAITEPVTVKMQLRRPSDQEVSESMDFRYLPDEKDTYGNKAKKQKTTLLFQKLCQDHVNFPERPRPGLLGSIGEGRYFKKEPNLFSHDAVVREMPTGVSSQAESYYPSPGPISSGLSHHASMAPLPSSSWSSVAHPTPRSGNTNPLSSFSTGTLPSNSQGIPPFLRIPVGNDLNASNACIYNNANDIVGMEASSMPSADLYGISDPNVLSNCSVNMMTTSSDSMGETDNPRLLSMNLENPSCNSVLDPRDLRQLHQMSSSSMSAGANSNTAVFVSQSDAFEGTDFSCADNSMINESGPSNSTNPNSHGFVQGSQYSGIGSMQNEQLSDSFPYEFFQV
- the REL gene encoding proto-oncogene c-Rel isoform X2; this translates as MASGAYNPYVEIIEQPRQRGMRFRYKCEGRSAGSIPGEHSTDNNRTYPSIQIMNYYGKGKVRITLVTKNDPYKPHPHDLVGKDCRDGYYEAEFGQERRPLFFQNLGIRCVKKKEVKEAIITRIKAGINPFNVPEKQLNDIEDCDLNVVRLCFQVFLPDEHGNLTTALPPVVSNPIYDNRAPNTAELRICRVNKNCGSVRGGDEIFLLCDKVQKDDIEVRFVLNDWEAKGIFSQADVHRQVAIVFKTPPYCKAITEPVTVKMQLRRPSDQEVSESMDFRYLPDEKDTYGNKAKKQKTTLLFQKLCQDHEPNLFSHDAVVREMPTGVSSQAESYYPSPGPISSGLSHHASMAPLPSSSWSSVAHPTPRSGNTNPLSSFSTGTLPSNSQGIPPFLRIPVGNDLNASNACIYNNANDIVGMEASSMPSADLYGISDPNVLSNCSVNMMTTSSDSMGETDNPRLLSMNLENPSCNSVLDPRDLRQLHQMSSSSMSAGANSNTAVFVSQSDAFEGTDFSCADNSMINESGPSNSTNPNSHGFVQGSQYSGIGSMQNEQLSDSFPYEFFQV